One Comamonas endophytica DNA window includes the following coding sequences:
- the gltX gene encoding glutamate--tRNA ligase: MSNKVRTRFAPSPTGFIHLGNIRSALYPWAFARANGGDFILRIEDTDLERSTQASVDVILEGMQWLELTPDEGPFYQMQRIGRYKEVLAQLQEKGLVYPCYMSVQELDALRERQMANKEKPRYDGTWRPEPGKQLPAVPEGVQPVLRFKTPQGGVVAWEDKCKGRIEFQNSELDDLVIARPDGTPTYNFCVCVDDMDMQITHVIRGDDHINNTPRQIHIFEALGAQVPVFAHLPTVLNEQGEKMSKRNGAKAVTQYRDEGYLADAMVNYLARLGWSHGDDEIFSRAQFLEWFNLDHLGRSAGQFDEAKLRWVNAQHLKAMDDQALAAQVKPFLAQRGIAASELDTDDRLVRICGLFKDRCDTLVALADWAQVFYRDVTPNEEERAKHVTDAVQPAIAALAAALAECEWSRESISAAFKEVLKAQGLKMPQLAMPVRVLTVGTAHTPSVDAVLELLGREKIAARLQNA; encoded by the coding sequence ATGAGCAACAAAGTACGCACGCGTTTCGCCCCGTCGCCGACGGGCTTCATCCACCTGGGCAACATCCGCTCGGCTCTGTATCCCTGGGCCTTCGCGCGCGCCAACGGCGGCGACTTCATCCTGCGCATCGAGGACACCGACCTCGAGCGCTCGACCCAGGCCTCGGTGGACGTGATCCTCGAAGGCATGCAGTGGCTCGAGCTGACGCCTGATGAAGGCCCGTTCTACCAGATGCAGCGCATCGGGCGCTACAAGGAAGTGCTGGCGCAGCTGCAGGAAAAGGGCCTGGTCTATCCCTGCTACATGAGCGTGCAGGAGCTCGACGCGCTGCGCGAGCGGCAGATGGCCAACAAGGAAAAGCCGCGCTACGACGGCACCTGGCGCCCCGAGCCCGGCAAGCAGCTGCCGGCCGTGCCCGAAGGCGTGCAGCCGGTGCTGCGCTTCAAGACCCCGCAGGGCGGGGTGGTGGCCTGGGAAGACAAGTGCAAGGGCCGCATCGAGTTCCAGAACAGCGAGCTCGACGACCTGGTGATCGCGCGCCCGGACGGCACGCCCACCTATAACTTCTGCGTCTGCGTGGACGACATGGACATGCAGATCACGCACGTGATCCGCGGCGACGACCACATCAACAACACCCCGCGCCAGATCCATATCTTCGAGGCGCTGGGCGCCCAGGTGCCAGTGTTCGCGCACCTGCCCACGGTGCTCAACGAGCAGGGCGAGAAGATGAGCAAGCGCAATGGCGCCAAGGCCGTCACGCAATACCGCGACGAAGGCTATCTCGCCGACGCCATGGTCAATTACCTGGCGCGCCTGGGCTGGAGCCATGGCGACGACGAGATCTTCAGCCGCGCGCAGTTCCTCGAGTGGTTCAACCTCGACCACCTGGGCCGCAGCGCGGGCCAGTTCGACGAAGCCAAGCTGCGCTGGGTCAATGCCCAGCACCTGAAGGCCATGGACGACCAGGCCCTGGCGGCGCAGGTGAAACCCTTCCTTGCGCAGCGCGGCATTGCTGCCTCCGAGCTCGACACCGACGATCGCCTGGTGCGCATCTGCGGCCTGTTCAAGGACCGCTGCGACACCCTGGTGGCGCTGGCCGACTGGGCGCAGGTGTTCTACCGTGACGTGACCCCCAACGAGGAAGAGCGTGCCAAGCATGTGACGGATGCCGTGCAGCCGGCCATTGCCGCGCTGGCGGCAGCCCTGGCCGAATGTGAATGGAGCCGCGAATCGATCTCCGCCGCCTTCAAGGAAGTGCTCAAGGCCCAGGGCCTGAAGATGCCCCAGCTGGCGATGCCGGTGCGCGTGCTCACCGTGGGTACGGCGCACACGCCATCGGTGGATGCAGTGCTCGAATTGCTCGGTCGCGAAAAAATTGCTGCGAGATTGCAAAACGCTTAA